Proteins encoded in a region of the Labeo rohita strain BAU-BD-2019 chromosome 22, IGBB_LRoh.1.0, whole genome shotgun sequence genome:
- the LOC127153347 gene encoding zinc finger BED domain-containing protein 4, with amino-acid sequence MIQVSMAPCDVDSNTVSQMKAAILNDLADRYQGEQAEFLYESSALDPRFLALPHLNNSERDEIFNRLKLKATQMQNQNPSEEEGAAPGSHEHVAGHSKTDLPQKAHAVGGVSPPSKKTALEDLLGDSFSQGDSRTQHTAQIDAEIDLYRKETSISLMACPLEWWKDNAQRYPLLSTLAKSYLSVPATSVPSERVFSVAGDIVNAQRSQLLPDNVDMLIFLKKNLSLSE; translated from the exons ATGATTCAAGTGAGCATGGCACCGTGCGATGTAGACTCAAACACCGTCTCTCAAATGAAGGCAGCAATACTGAATGATTTGGCAGACCGTTACCAAGGGGAGCAAGCAGAGTTTCTGTATGAGAGCAGTGCGTTGGACCCCCGGTTCCTGGCCCTCCCCCATCTGAATAACAGCGAAAGGGATGAAATTTTCAACAGGCTCAAGTTAAAAGCAACACAGATGCAGAACCag AACCCTAGTGAAGAGGAAGGTGCAGCACCAGGCAGCCATGAACATGTAGCTGGACACTCAAAAACTGACCTGCCACAAAAAGCACATGCTGTGGGAGGTGTCTCTCCTCCATCCAAAAAGACTGCTCTTGAAGATCTCCTTGGGGATTCTTTTAGTCAAGGGGACAGCAGAACACAGCACACTGCTCAGATTGATGCAGAAATTGACTTGTACCGCAAAGAGACCTCTATCTCACTCATGGCTTGTCCTCTCGAGTGGTGGAAAGACAATGCACAACGTTACCCACTGCTGTCAACCTTGGCCAAGTCATATCTCTCTGTCCCAGCAACCTCAGTCCCAAGTGAGAGGGTTTTTTCTGTTGCAGGGGACATTGTAAATGCCCAGAGATCCCAGCTTTTACCAGATAATGTTGATATGctaattttccttaaaaaaaacctgTCTCTGTCTGAAtaa